From a single Micromonospora sp. WMMD1102 genomic region:
- a CDS encoding NAD-dependent epimerase/dehydratase family protein yields MVITVTGAAGMLGSRLVERLAADGHQVCGVDLRAGPGVEVVGDVRDRRVMDRATDGATAVLHCAAALPSYPAAEIRSIIADGTENVLRAARQAGVRRVLHVSSTAVYGLPRQVPTPEEHPREPVDTYSAAKVAAEEIAERYRAGGLPVAILRPKTFLGPGRMGLFAMLFEWAEEGRNFPVLGSGDVRIQMFAVDDLVEAVLTVLAAPDELANDTYNLAAERFRTLREDFQAVLDAAGHGRRVVGIPARPALFALELLERTGLSPVYGRLLHKLRHDSYVSIDKAVERLGFSPKLSNEDAILRTYEWWRGQRHLARPSRDGRTSRDPWRQGALSLAKILF; encoded by the coding sequence GTGGTGATCACGGTGACCGGCGCGGCCGGGATGCTCGGCTCCCGGCTGGTCGAGCGGCTGGCCGCCGACGGGCACCAGGTGTGCGGGGTGGACCTGCGGGCCGGGCCCGGGGTGGAGGTGGTCGGTGACGTCCGGGACCGGCGGGTGATGGACCGGGCCACCGACGGCGCGACGGCGGTGCTGCACTGCGCGGCGGCGCTGCCCAGCTATCCGGCCGCCGAGATCCGCTCGATAATCGCCGACGGCACCGAGAACGTGCTCCGGGCCGCCCGACAGGCCGGGGTACGCCGGGTGCTGCACGTCTCGTCGACCGCCGTGTACGGGCTGCCCCGTCAGGTGCCGACGCCGGAGGAGCACCCCCGGGAGCCGGTCGACACGTACAGCGCGGCGAAGGTGGCGGCCGAGGAGATCGCCGAACGGTACCGGGCCGGTGGCCTGCCGGTGGCGATCCTGCGGCCGAAGACCTTCCTCGGGCCGGGCCGGATGGGGCTGTTCGCGATGCTCTTCGAGTGGGCCGAGGAGGGCCGGAACTTCCCGGTGCTCGGCTCCGGCGACGTGCGGATCCAGATGTTCGCCGTGGACGACCTGGTCGAGGCGGTGCTCACCGTACTTGCCGCGCCGGACGAGCTGGCGAACGACACCTACAACCTCGCCGCCGAGCGGTTCCGCACCCTGCGGGAGGACTTCCAGGCGGTGCTGGACGCCGCCGGACACGGCAGGCGGGTGGTCGGGATCCCCGCCCGGCCCGCACTGTTCGCCCTGGAACTGCTGGAACGGACCGGCCTCTCCCCGGTGTACGGGCGGCTGCTGCACAAACTCCGGCACGACTCGTACGTGAGCATCGACAAGGCCGTCGAGCGGCTCGGCTTCAGCCCCAAGCTCTCCAACGAGGACGCGATCCTGCGCACCTACGAGTGGTGGCGGGGGCAACGCCACCTGGCGCGCCCGTCCCGGGACGGGCGGACCAGCCGCGACCCGTGGCGGCAGGGCGCGCTCTCCCTCGCGAAGATCTTGTTCTGA
- a CDS encoding UbiA prenyltransferase family protein, whose amino-acid sequence MTAVETAIEAAVPAAPAAVPGRGSLRVPRLARHLLVLTRPGHAVKNLLAVPLALLDTPLWTMAALLRTGWAVLVFTVAASSIYVVNDIVDRRLDRTHPVKRDRPVAAGLVPVPLAWLLAAGLAGLLLGMVVAGPALPWWPLAGYLCLSVAYSRWLKHLPMLDICVVAAGFVLRVLQGYAATGAAPSGLLLTAVFAGCLVLILGKRRHELAAAGPAHRPALAGYNVLLADHLLGLNTALAATTFLLYLNTDAPLGPWRPVTLAVVVPLGLLAAFRYLQAVLVRQSGGDPIRALLRDRMIVASAVLIGTTLTLAELGARYPNLLNWMEQ is encoded by the coding sequence GTGACCGCCGTCGAGACCGCCATCGAAGCCGCCGTACCGGCCGCACCGGCCGCCGTGCCGGGCCGTGGCAGCCTCCGGGTGCCCCGGCTCGCCCGGCACCTGCTGGTGCTGACCCGGCCCGGCCACGCGGTCAAGAATCTGCTGGCCGTACCGCTGGCGCTGCTCGACACACCACTGTGGACCATGGCGGCGCTGCTGCGTACCGGCTGGGCGGTGCTGGTCTTCACGGTCGCCGCGTCGAGCATCTACGTCGTCAACGACATCGTCGACCGGCGGCTGGACCGTACCCATCCGGTCAAGCGGGACCGCCCGGTCGCCGCCGGCCTGGTGCCGGTGCCGCTGGCCTGGCTGCTCGCGGCCGGGCTGGCCGGGCTGCTGCTCGGGATGGTCGTCGCCGGCCCCGCCCTGCCGTGGTGGCCGCTGGCCGGCTACCTCTGCCTCAGCGTCGCCTACAGCAGGTGGCTCAAGCACCTGCCGATGCTGGACATCTGCGTCGTCGCCGCCGGCTTCGTGCTGCGGGTCCTCCAGGGGTACGCCGCCACCGGGGCGGCACCGTCCGGGCTGCTGCTCACCGCCGTCTTCGCCGGCTGCCTGGTGCTGATCCTCGGCAAGCGCCGGCACGAACTGGCCGCCGCCGGCCCGGCGCACCGGCCGGCGCTGGCCGGCTACAACGTGCTGCTCGCCGACCACCTGCTCGGGCTGAACACCGCGCTGGCCGCCACCACCTTCCTGCTCTACCTGAACACCGACGCCCCGCTCGGGCCGTGGCGCCCGGTCACCCTCGCCGTGGTGGTGCCGCTCGGCCTGCTCGCCGCGTTCCGCTACCTCCAGGCGGTACTGGTCCGGCAGTCCGGCGGGGACCCGATCCGGGCCCTGCTGCGGGACCGGATGATCGTGGCCAGCGCCGTCCTGATCGGCACCACGCTGACCCTGGCGGAACTCGGTGCCCGCTATCCCAACCTGCTGAACTGGATGGAACAATGA
- a CDS encoding glycosyltransferase family 2 protein, translating to MNTPLVSVIVPNYNYAGALGLCLGALRAQSYPNLELIVVDDCSTDDSVAVAQAYGARVLRTPVNSGPAAARNLGAANAHGEILFFVDSDVAAKPDAVANAVELLTADPEIGAICGNYDPVPLVRDSLLEEYRCLQQSYWLIADEGRIFTLYTALLAIPARVFAEIGPFNPRLRETENADYGMRLAQRYQIWLSPRVRGVHDHDADLGVLVRKVFTRTALHIPMYARKPEFPGGLSSGPRAWVSVAALLTVLTCALPALLGPAFLAVPLAALAACLAGDLPMYRFVHRERGPLFLGYFVAMHFLLNLVIAVAALAGATAWLVSGRFRGLYDRPEVATR from the coding sequence ATGAACACACCGCTCGTCTCGGTCATCGTGCCGAACTACAACTACGCCGGGGCACTCGGGCTCTGCCTCGGGGCGCTGCGGGCGCAGAGCTATCCGAACCTGGAACTGATCGTGGTGGACGACTGCTCCACCGACGACTCGGTCGCGGTCGCCCAGGCGTACGGGGCGCGCGTGCTGCGTACCCCGGTCAACTCCGGACCGGCGGCGGCCCGCAACCTCGGCGCGGCGAACGCGCACGGCGAGATCCTGTTCTTCGTCGACTCGGACGTGGCCGCCAAGCCGGACGCGGTGGCGAACGCCGTCGAACTGCTCACCGCCGACCCGGAGATCGGGGCGATCTGCGGCAACTACGACCCGGTGCCGCTGGTCCGGGACAGCCTGCTGGAGGAGTACCGCTGCCTCCAGCAGTCGTACTGGCTGATCGCCGACGAGGGACGGATCTTCACCCTCTACACGGCGCTGCTGGCGATCCCGGCCCGGGTCTTCGCCGAGATCGGGCCGTTCAACCCCCGGCTGCGGGAGACCGAGAACGCCGACTACGGGATGCGGCTCGCCCAGCGGTACCAGATCTGGCTCTCCCCCCGGGTGCGCGGCGTGCACGACCACGACGCCGACCTGGGGGTACTGGTCCGCAAGGTCTTCACCCGCACCGCCCTGCACATCCCGATGTACGCCCGCAAGCCGGAGTTCCCCGGCGGGCTGAGCAGCGGCCCGCGCGCCTGGGTGAGCGTGGCCGCGCTGCTGACCGTGCTGACGTGCGCGCTGCCGGCCCTCCTCGGCCCGGCGTTCCTGGCGGTGCCGCTGGCCGCGCTCGCCGCCTGCCTCGCCGGTGACCTGCCGATGTACCGGTTCGTGCACCGGGAACGCGGCCCGCTCTTCCTCGGCTACTTCGTCGCGATGCACTTCCTGCTGAACCTGGTGATCGCGGTCGCGGCGCTGGCCGGCGCGACCGCCTGGCTCGTCTCGGGCCGGTTCCGCGGCCTCTACGACCGGCCGGAGGTGGCCACCCGATGA
- a CDS encoding glycosyltransferase family A protein, with amino-acid sequence MTVHGVPPGDGPLVSVIVPNYNYAESLDLCLRSILDQTYPDIEILLVDDCSTDHSVAVAEALGVRVVSTGRNGGCGRARNIGAAHSSGELICYVDSDLVLAPDAVANAVRLLLGNPRIGAVCGIEDPEPLLHDTAVARYRGLQYHYWSISSEGDVSFLFPAVCVLRRHVFEEIGPFNPGLRHTEEVDYGYRLSRRYRLVLTSLVRGRHDHDHELRGLLRKLFHRGRLRIPLYARARRFGQGFETAARAWGSLAAFGVLPALAVPLLLGPWGLVVPAGLLAASLGCDAGMYGFVRRRHGVPFLVFFAGMHFLVNVTITAGVATGAVQWLASGTFRRLYDASFPVDPTPLRGPA; translated from the coding sequence ATGACGGTGCACGGTGTGCCGCCGGGCGACGGCCCGCTGGTCTCGGTGATCGTGCCGAACTACAACTACGCCGAGTCGCTGGACCTCTGCCTGCGGTCGATCCTGGACCAGACGTACCCGGACATCGAGATCCTGCTCGTCGACGACTGCTCGACCGACCACTCGGTGGCGGTGGCCGAGGCACTCGGCGTCCGGGTGGTGAGCACCGGGCGCAACGGCGGCTGCGGCCGGGCCCGCAACATCGGCGCCGCGCACAGCAGCGGCGAGCTGATCTGCTACGTCGACTCGGACCTGGTACTGGCCCCGGACGCGGTCGCGAACGCCGTCCGGCTGCTCCTCGGCAACCCCCGGATCGGTGCGGTCTGCGGGATCGAGGACCCCGAGCCGCTGCTGCACGACACGGCGGTGGCCCGGTACCGTGGCCTGCAATATCACTACTGGTCGATCAGCTCGGAAGGTGACGTGTCGTTCCTCTTCCCCGCCGTCTGCGTGCTGCGCCGGCACGTCTTCGAGGAGATCGGCCCGTTCAACCCCGGGCTGCGGCACACCGAGGAGGTCGACTACGGCTACCGGTTGAGCCGCCGCTACCGGCTGGTGCTCACCTCGCTGGTCCGGGGCCGGCACGACCACGACCACGAACTGCGCGGGCTGCTCCGCAAGCTGTTCCACCGGGGCCGGCTACGCATCCCGCTCTACGCCCGGGCACGCCGCTTCGGGCAGGGCTTCGAGACCGCCGCCCGGGCCTGGGGCAGCCTGGCCGCGTTCGGCGTACTGCCGGCGCTGGCGGTGCCGCTGCTGCTCGGCCCGTGGGGGCTGGTGGTCCCGGCCGGGCTGCTGGCCGCCTCGCTCGGCTGCGACGCCGGCATGTACGGCTTCGTCCGGCGCCGGCACGGCGTACCCTTCCTGGTCTTCTTCGCCGGCATGCACTTCCTGGTCAACGTGACCATCACCGCCGGGGTGGCCACCGGTGCGGTGCAGTGGCTCGCCTCCGGCACCTTCCGGCGGCTCTACGACGCCTCGTTCCCGGTCGACCCGACCCCGCTGCGAGGCCCGGCGTGA
- a CDS encoding endonuclease/exonuclease/phosphatase family protein → MTVAVSAARPGTDAEPSDGPRRARGRRGWRWWLYTGLVGAAAVWLAFTVAHLVVSGRWWFWLAVDAVPPPAFLGVPLLLAAAAAPCRRSRRPVALLAAAALLLGGPLAGLNLRGLAGGDGPPPADAVRVFSWNTGYWDEGGQTDQMYALLRAADADVYLLQEYWYEHSAGPGEAELARLRAEFPGFQVAVAGELVTLSRHPVLRALPLDAPDMPPPRWGSPDHWRYKVLRTDLDLGSGRVLSVYNLHLPVQLVPDHSPLGGEFYRVVREQHAQREPQWRALDRDVAANPHPVLVAGDLNTSPAMGDLAKVPERLRDAGYASSARYPATWSDAPGWPRWWRLDWAFVSAGVRVHSYRFGGPTNGVSDHRPQQLLLSLR, encoded by the coding sequence GTGACCGTCGCCGTTTCCGCTGCACGGCCGGGCACCGACGCGGAGCCGTCGGACGGTCCGCGGAGGGCTCGGGGGCGGCGTGGGTGGCGGTGGTGGCTCTACACCGGGCTGGTCGGCGCGGCGGCGGTCTGGCTGGCCTTCACCGTGGCGCATCTGGTGGTCAGCGGCCGGTGGTGGTTCTGGCTGGCCGTCGACGCCGTGCCGCCGCCGGCCTTCCTCGGCGTACCGCTGCTGCTGGCCGCCGCCGCCGCGCCGTGCCGCCGGTCGCGCCGGCCGGTGGCGCTGCTGGCCGCCGCCGCGCTGCTCCTCGGCGGCCCGCTGGCGGGGCTGAACCTGCGCGGCCTGGCCGGCGGCGACGGCCCGCCGCCGGCCGACGCCGTCCGGGTCTTCAGCTGGAACACCGGGTACTGGGACGAGGGCGGCCAGACCGACCAGATGTACGCCCTCCTCCGGGCCGCGGACGCGGACGTCTACCTGCTCCAGGAATACTGGTACGAGCACTCGGCCGGGCCGGGCGAGGCGGAGCTGGCCCGACTGCGTGCCGAGTTCCCGGGCTTCCAGGTCGCGGTGGCCGGCGAGCTGGTGACGCTCTCCCGCCATCCCGTGCTGCGCGCCCTGCCGCTGGACGCCCCGGACATGCCGCCGCCCCGGTGGGGCAGCCCGGACCACTGGCGGTACAAGGTGCTGCGTACCGATCTCGACCTCGGGTCGGGACGCGTGCTGTCGGTCTACAACCTGCACCTGCCGGTCCAGTTGGTGCCGGACCACAGCCCGCTGGGCGGCGAGTTCTACCGGGTCGTCCGCGAGCAGCACGCGCAGCGTGAGCCGCAGTGGCGGGCGCTGGACCGGGACGTGGCGGCCAATCCGCACCCGGTCCTGGTCGCCGGTGACCTGAACACCAGCCCGGCGATGGGCGACCTGGCGAAGGTGCCCGAGCGCCTGCGGGACGCCGGCTACGCCTCCTCGGCGCGCTATCCGGCAACCTGGTCGGACGCGCCCGGCTGGCCGCGCTGGTGGCGGCTGGACTGGGCCTTCGTCTCGGCCGGGGTCCGGGTGCACTCCTACCGGTTCGGCGGCCCGACGAACGGCGTCTCGGATCACCGCCCGCAACAACTGCTGCTCTCGCTGCGATGA
- a CDS encoding 4-carboxy-4-hydroxy-2-oxoadipate aldolase/oxaloacetate decarboxylase encodes MTGHVIVRTDVGPPADAVALLARQGVSTVHEAQGRTGLLGHLLRPIYPGARIAGRAVTVSAQPGDNLMIHAAVEQTRPGDVLVVGFTSPSTDGAFGELLATSLRARGVLGLVIDAGCRDVAALTRMGFPVWSRAVCAQGTVKASPGSVNVPVVLGGAYLRPGDVVVADDDGVVVVPRERAREVAAAGVEREAAEEEKRRLLADGVLGLDMYQLRPLLAQLGVRYVDAPETANPTDAPPNPTATAETPETPDGTGTTGAPDQGDASTPER; translated from the coding sequence GTGACCGGCCACGTCATCGTCCGGACCGACGTCGGGCCACCCGCCGACGCCGTGGCGCTGCTCGCCCGGCAGGGCGTGTCGACGGTGCACGAGGCACAGGGCCGGACCGGTCTGCTCGGGCACCTGCTCCGGCCGATCTACCCGGGCGCCCGGATCGCCGGCCGGGCGGTCACCGTCTCGGCCCAGCCCGGCGACAACCTGATGATCCACGCGGCGGTCGAGCAGACCCGGCCCGGCGACGTACTCGTGGTCGGTTTCACCTCGCCCAGCACGGACGGGGCCTTCGGTGAACTGCTGGCCACCTCGCTGCGGGCCCGTGGCGTCCTCGGCCTGGTCATCGACGCCGGCTGCCGCGACGTCGCCGCGCTGACCCGGATGGGGTTTCCGGTCTGGTCCCGGGCGGTCTGCGCGCAGGGCACGGTGAAGGCCAGCCCGGGATCGGTGAACGTGCCGGTCGTGCTCGGCGGCGCCTACCTGCGGCCCGGCGACGTGGTGGTGGCCGACGACGACGGGGTAGTGGTGGTGCCGCGCGAGCGGGCCCGGGAGGTCGCGGCGGCCGGGGTCGAACGCGAGGCCGCCGAGGAGGAGAAGCGCCGGCTGCTCGCCGACGGCGTACTCGGGCTGGACATGTACCAGCTCCGCCCGCTGCTGGCCCAGCTCGGCGTCCGGTACGTCGACGCGCCCGAAACGGCCAACCCGACCGACGCGCCGCCCAACCCGACCGCAACGGCCGAGACGCCCGAGACGCCCGACGGGACCGGAACGACCGGCGCGCCCGACCAGGGTGACGCCTCGACCCCCGAACGCTGA